One stretch of Castor canadensis chromosome 12, mCasCan1.hap1v2, whole genome shotgun sequence DNA includes these proteins:
- the Mtln gene encoding mitoregulin → MADVSERTLQVSVLVAFASGVLVGWQANRLRRRYLDWRKRRLQDKLSTTQKKLDLA, encoded by the coding sequence ATGGCGGATGTGTCGGAGAGGACGCTGCAGGTGTCAGTGCTGGTGGCTTTCGCCTCCGGAGTGCTCGTGGGCTGGCAGGCAAACCGACTGCGGAGGCGCTACCTGGACTGGAGGAAGCGGAGGCTGCAGGACAAGCTGTCGACCACGCAGAAGAAGCTGGACCTGGCCTGA